The following coding sequences lie in one bacterium genomic window:
- a CDS encoding DNA methyltransferase, producing MKRHKKEVSLFESFIKEEDLIEEKESTEEDEKPPFETTTLWDYPKQSYGKKTKGDNKFQGVTPAFIIWNLIQRYTKLGDLVVDPMAGSGTTIDVCEEEGRRVIGYDINPKHPKVIKNDSRHIPLPDNSVDMVFIDSPYGDNVNYSDDPKFYEELEKVAIEIKRILKPGKVLGWLIGNQWVKGKFTPVGFKVYQMLEKHFEPIDIICVARRGQSSNTPLWHYRARKFNFFLRGFKYLLLFRKEEKKEEERNRKIKWKKYK from the coding sequence ATGAAAAGACATAAAAAAGAAGTTAGTTTATTTGAATCTTTTATAAAAGAAGAAGATTTAATAGAAGAAAAAGAAAGTACAGAAGAAGATGAAAAACCACCTTTTGAAACAACAACACTCTGGGATTACCCTAAACAAAGTTATGGAAAAAAAACAAAAGGAGATAATAAATTTCAAGGTGTAACTCCTGCTTTTATAATCTGGAATTTAATACAAAGATATACAAAACTAGGAGATTTAGTAGTTGATCCAATGGCAGGAAGTGGAACCACAATTGATGTTTGTGAAGAAGAAGGAAGGAGAGTTATTGGGTATGATATAAACCCAAAGCATCCCAAAGTAATAAAAAATGATTCCAGACATATTCCTTTACCTGATAATTCAGTTGATATGGTTTTTATAGATTCTCCTTATGGAGATAATGTAAATTATTCCGATGACCCAAAATTTTATGAAGAACTTGAAAAAGTCGCTATCGAGATTAAAAGAATTCTTAAGCCAGGAAAAGTATTAGGATGGTTAATAGGAAATCAATGGGTTAAAGGGAAATTTACTCCTGTTGGATTTAAAGTTTATCAAATGCTTGAAAAACATTTTGAACCTATAGATATAATATGCGTGGCAAGAAGGGGACAAAGTTCAAATACACCTTTGTGGCATTACAGAGCAAGAAAATTTAATTTCTTTTTAAGAGGGTTTAAGTATTTACTGTTATTTAGAAAAGAAGAAAAAAAGGAAGAAGAAAGAAATAGAAAGATAAAGTGGAAGAAATATAAGTAA
- a CDS encoding BsaWI family type II restriction enzyme, with translation MERKKAENLTEELSKVKRNLLVDYGEYGSHLPDVDLIIYEPESCKIIAVISSKVTLRERIAQTGYWKIKLSQDKITKDIKVFFITPDEDRTLSNKKPCKKGRAIVEIDTNGGYILNEESIEESEKVKKFDKFVHDLKKLLGKNEKT, from the coding sequence TTGGAAAGAAAAAAAGCAGAAAATTTGACAGAGGAACTTTCAAAAGTTAAAAGAAATTTGTTGGTGGATTATGGAGAATATGGTTCACATTTACCCGATGTTGATTTGATAATATATGAACCTGAAAGTTGTAAAATTATTGCTGTTATTTCCAGTAAAGTTACTTTAAGAGAAAGGATTGCACAAACAGGTTATTGGAAAATCAAACTTTCTCAGGATAAAATAACAAAAGATATAAAAGTATTTTTTATTACACCCGATGAAGATAGAACATTGAGTAATAAAAAGCCATGTAAAAAAGGCAGGGCAATTGTTGAAATTGACACAAATGGAGGGTATATTTTAAATGAAGAAAGTATAGAGGAAAGTGAAAAAGTAAAAAAATTTGACAAATTTGTTCATGATTTAAAAAAACTATTAGGAAAAAATGAAAAGACATAA